Below is a genomic region from Meleagris gallopavo isolate NT-WF06-2002-E0010 breed Aviagen turkey brand Nicholas breeding stock chromosome 5, Turkey_5.1, whole genome shotgun sequence.
CCAGCAGGTCTCCCCAGCCCCAGTCCCATCTCACATTACAAGCAGGACCAACAGTGCTTTCCTGGAAATGGTGTGAGAGGCGCAAAAAGCAGAGAGGGAGTGCTGGGAGATGACAACTGGGAAgccccttcctttccctccagCCCTTTTCCTAAGAGAAATGCTGCCGCTCCGTAACTGCTAATGCCTTCCAGATGGAGTAACCCTGTTGTATAGCATGGAAAGCCCTCTGGGGCCACACGTCATGCCTGTGGAGACACTGCCTTTGTGTGGGAGAACAcgaggaaaaggaaaggggtTCACCTTCCTTTACAAAAACAAAGGGAATGTGTGGAGAAACCCAACGAACGTCCACATGTGTACACACCCATACGCAAACTGACCCCACAGGAAGAGATGACACAACCagatttcttctgttctgcctGTCTGGGAAATGTcgggtcatagaatcatatgaCAGAGATCTTAGGTCTCAAAAGTCAGCACGCAGCCTGCAGGAGAACTGCTGCGTGTCTCCGGCACCCACAAAGCCCAAGCAGTTTTGGAGCTTCCCTTGACTTCAGTGCACAAACAGGGAGCACGAGGAGGCTGCATGTTAGAGGCAACGAGGCTGCCTTCTGAGCCTAACCCGAATATGCAATGACACAAGTTGTTTTGCACTTGGGTAGATCTGAACCCAAAATAACTCACTGCCACCAACTTTAAGTCAAGATTTAGTAAGCCAGCAGGGAAGTGGCCTTAAGTCAGAACCAATTTTAGCTTGCAGAGTAAATGACCCTCGGGAGCTAGTCACTATGAAGGTATGCTGGGTTACAATTAAGTGTAAGTTGCTTTTTTAATAGAAACTGAATTCTGagctaaaaatacagaaagatgattattttcattgttaGAGAAACACTTAAAGGGAACTATTGACAATATATGGTGCACTGTATCtattattttaagaattctACCACTATTGAAGGAGTTGATCTGTCAGTGATTATTGGCAAGTTGAGGACCTACAAAccacagccttttcttcttttaagagACTAGATAATTAAATTGTCCTTAACTATAAATAGGCTTATTTCCAATAGAGAAAAATACGTGTACTTCCaattgagaaaaacaaacaacaaaccacgTACAAGTTAATTTAGCAATCACCCATTCTGCTCACTGTGCTTCAGTGCCAAATATAAGCCCTGTTTTCTACTGCTGGGTGTGTGAACTTGGCCACCGCTCACatctctgccagtcagccacACATCAGGGCCTGAAGGAGCAGAGCACAAGGACCCAGAAATTGGGACTTTGGGGCTCCCTGGGTCTTTTCATGAGAGCCTGCACCCAAGTCATGCAGCTCTGTGACATAATGGGTTGGCCACAACTGGAACCCATGGCCATGAGCACTCCTGCATGTCGGAAGGCCAGCAGGTAAGCCCAGGGAAGCTCAGATGTCCTGACCACTCCTGCACAGCTGCTAAATAAGCTTTAATGTGAGCATCAGAGCCTCTGAGGCCAGCAAAGTCTCCTGAAGGTGCTGTACAAAGCCCAGGCTGCAGAGAGGATGCCAGCAATAGGTATCACATCATGATCACATGCGGATGCTGGGAAGCCAGAGCCAGAACTGCCATCTTTATCAGCCTTGTTGCTAGGGGAAAAAGCCCAAACATAAAAAAGTGATGATATATTTTCTATTTGGGCAGCAGTACACTGCAGGACAgcagagaaggggaaagaaagggagtGGCAGCGTTGGCCTCCATGTCCAAATTTAAATTGCTACTGCGTGTCTGACCGAAACCCTACACGCTCCTAAGAAGTGCCGGCACTGCTGTtctgggaaggaaaagcagaggaacCACTGACAAAAAGTGAAAAGTCAGAGGGAAAACTAAACAGCAGCAAACCCAGCCCTCTTCCTACACCCAACGCCGCATGGAAAACTACCCCCAAATCTGGGCGGCTTCGTGCTTGGCTCGAGGCCCAGGAATAAGACAATGAAAGCAGTGGGTCGTGCTGCTCCATCCCAGTTGGGAACAGCTGGGTGCACATTGCCCAGTTTGGAACGCTGAGAGCAGCCGGCAGAGAGGctctcacagcactgctcttttgaaaaagaagatgGTTCTTTAtgtggggggggagaggggggtcACTAGATATCTAGGAAATGGTTAGCCGGTTGTAAGCATTCAGTTTGTCAACGCTACGAGCTATTATGAAGGCTGGTTGCTGACCAGCTAACTGCATATTTCAGGACAGGTTTTTGATTGAAATCCACAACtaagagggagagagaggaagagcaggaggaaaCCCAGCTGCTCTCTCAGAacagctgccagcagggagGGCTGAGAGACACCCAGCTCTCACCGCTGGCTCACGCTGCCTCTCTGTAGGGTGGGTTACACTTGAGAGCTCACAGCTGATGTGTGTGTAGAAGCATGCCCAGGCTCCCTCTGCTAGGCAAAAATAACTCACCAGTGCCAGCAGAGCCCCTTAGCAAGTCAAATCACCTTGGAAATTGCACACTGTAAAACCATAACCCTTGAAGAAGAGCAAGCGGTTTCCTCTACAGTCTCAAAAGCATGAAGTTATGGCACCCCAGAAATTCCCATCCCCAGCCTCGCTGGCTCTTGGAAGCCCCAAAGCAGCTGCCGTGCCCCTTGTTGCAGCATGAGCTCTCCAGGATGGGACCTGCAGGGGGAGAGGGCTGTGGTGGCaagctgctttgcttctgcctTATTTCTGGGGAGACATGAAGGCCTGCCGCAGGCTGAAGATAGATAAGCATCATGCCTTGCTCCCCACATCCTCCTCCTCTCGTTTCTCCATTGCTGCCCAACCCTGCATGCAGCATTGTTTTCCTCTCACAACACACATGTGGATATAACAACTTCTACAAAACAGCTCTTTCTTTTTggacagctttttctttctggacaTGGGTAGAAAAGCCAGGAGGCAGCAAAGCACCACTCCCTCCCCCAGATACAAACCCCCACTGTGCATGTTTGTCCCTGTTGACTGTTCCATTGTGCTCCCCATCCCACAGCAAGGCCTGCCCAGCATTACAGCCTCCCTACAGGCCCTGGCAGCCACCAAAAAGCAGcttgaaggggaaaaatacaTATCTAGAGACCAGTCCTGGGCTCAAGGGAGCGGTCTCCAAGGCAGGAACACTGTGTGGTTGTTGGATGGCCAGGAGGAAGGAGGGCGTGCCAGTTGTtgggggaaaaaggaggagtaaaaggagaaaaacagaatcccAGACTTCGGGCTGAAGAGGGCTGGCTAAGAGAGACAGCAGCTGAAAGAAACGCTTTGCTATTATTACTGCATGGAAATTACAGCCACCAGAAGGAATCCAGGCAGAGTGTTGCTGACTGTAACTTTAAACAGAGCAGGAGCCGTGTGGCCGGGCTGCTTGCAGCACTAGGAGCCAGTGGGACTGGGGGGGTTtggcttgctgctgctgtgcgATCCCCACTCGCACCCAAACAGCAAAGGGCAAGGACAGAAAGTAAGTGTAAATAAGCCAAAAAGCAAAGGATGCTCATAGGTTTTGGAGAAGTGTCTTTTGGGACACATCCATTTGGCCTCCAAAGGAAGGAGGTGTTTGGATCAActcctggaaaggaaaatgtttaacttttttttaattttattattattattatNNNNNNNNNNNNNNNNNNNNNNNNNNNNNNNNNNNNNNNNNNNNNNNNNNNNNNNNNNNNNNNNNNNNNNNNNNNNNNNNNNNNNNNNNNNNNNNNNNNNaaaaaaaaaaagattcacaCTTTGTTTTAATCAACTCAGTTCGTCTGCCTTTGGAGCTGCAATTCTTTCTGTCATTTAGTAACTTTGTCTTATGTCCCAGAACTCCATTTTTTTTGGAGTTTAAAAGATCAGAGGCAGAAACAGACTATATCAGCCAGTACAGCATATCCAactcaataaatattttgaaatagataattaagaaaacaatcaaATATTTACTAATTACTATACAttaccaaaacaacaacagcaagaagaacaaaaaaagcatgaagGTACAACATGGGAAACAAGCAGCTGTAAACCCAAGTAAGTCTTGACATGACAAGACCTCAAAGCACTCCTGCAGGCAAAGGTGTGTTGGATCCCATGAAATATGTCAATTTTTCTTTGTCCATTTGTACTGACGTCAGTGAAGGTGGAGGGGAAATGAGATCTGTCTGAGGTTCCTGTAGCAAACCACAGATATACCAGAAACAAATAATTTGCAATTTTCCCAGCCATGGGAGGAAACATCAACATACTTAACCAGGCATATTATTCTAATTTTAAACTTGGGCAAAGCAAAGCCagcttagaaaaatattttctttcatactACCTCAGGATGCATAGCAAGCTAtaatattctgaaaatacttaaagGAATTATTAGAGAAAATTGAAGTCTATCGATAAACAAGCAGATTTGATCCTAACTGCAGCTCTGTCCTACAACAGTTTGCTATAACTAGCTTCTCAAGAGTCAAACTAACCTCATATTTGACATAATTTTTGTAGAAGTTTTCAAAGCACATAAATACACTGGTTTATTATAAGCATTCCAGTAAGAAAAACTGTCCTGTAGCACGTTACCCAGACTATTTTAATACTGTGTTGCATAGAGACTTAAatagctgaggaaaaaaagaaaaaaacccaagaaaCCTGTTTTTATCATTTACTGAACAAACATGAAGTACTACAACCTACAGTATAATTTTAGTATGGGTTATTTCCAACATTTTAAAGTTTCCTAATTACTATTATGTTACCCTTGTCCGAAAGCTTTGACGAAACACAAACTTTTACAATCCTACTAGGTTTGAGAAATGCCAACACTGAAGTGCCTTTGCCAGAAAGGGCTGAAAGAGAAGAGTGTGCAGATCCAACTGAGGCTGACGTCACCTACATCGATAATTAAatttcattctcatttctttgGATTGAAGCCTTTTGCCCTGCTGAATTACCATCAAAGTAAAATCCTGCTCTCAGGAAGCACAAGACCCAAACCTTGAAGTCGTCAATGGTACCTTCACACCTTATGAGAAATAACACTAATGTTTGATTTCTTGAGCTTTCTTCCCTACCGCTCCTCCATTGGCCTTTTCTCCATTGCTCCCCTCCACAAATTGCACTAGGTCCAGGATGACCACCACCTTGTTTTCTACATAGTCTGTTCCCAAAGTTCCATACTCTAATCACACTTCATCATCGCTAATTTTCATGTTCTTTCCAAAGCAGTTTCCCTTTCAAAGGGCGATCATTTCCTCACTAAAAACCGACTCATTTCCTATGCCAAGAAAGCAAGCTTGCATTTATGAGTTGCTTTGAAAAGAATTGAAGAAAGTTtccacaggaaagaaggggCCTGGGATACTGACTTCTTATACAATTCACACAGTTCCTAGAGTTCTTGTAACTCTCAAATGATTGCACTCACTGCTTTCTCCTTCCACTTCTGGCTCTCTTCTCTGGCTGTTCATTAATGCAGGCTCCTCACTCCTCCCCAAAAACTCAATGCGTGGTCCTCAAGTCTTCAGTGGCGTGCGGAGTTTCCAAACACAAAGCAGGTGATCCTCTCAGTCAGAACCCCCGcttctgctgcttgctttttcaGTTCAATGCCAGATCATGTACCTGCTGTCACTGCTATTCTAAGAAGACATCACCCTTGCGTCTACAGCTAAGCAATTCTCTGacttcattgtttttctctcacagctcaggaaaaaaaaaaaaaagcaagaatatGTAGCAAAAACTTTCTTAGAAACTATGAATTTGGACTGATGGCCATTTTTTGCATTACTTTAACTGGCATGTACCTTTCTAGCACACAAATGTTAGCGGGCTTTATTATAATTTTGTATGAgatatacaaataaaatgagCATGACTGCTGTCCTTTAACAGGAATTTTCTTTGCATCAATATAAACAGCATCAAAAAAGGGAAGTAAGCAGTGGATTGTGATCACATAAAGTTTCAACTGAACATAATTTCCTCATTCATATTTAACACTGCTCATACACAACAAAGAGAGGTTATGAGAAAACTCTCTATTGCCAGATATCTCAATACAgagttgggggaaaaaaaatctcagatgtGATCAAAATGCCTTTCAAAAGGAGTCTTTAATAGAAATTAATCTTATGATTTCTTCATAAATAACTGATTGACCAGCTTATTCAGCTGCATCCCTGACCGTAGTGGTGCCATTAACAATGACAGAACTTGGATCCTGTGCTAAATGCTCTTCACACTAAGCAAAGGATAAGTTGTAAAACCAGTATGATTGTACTGAGCTACATTGTTTGTTAGGAAATAAGGCGTATATTACAATCTGCAACCCGCTGTATTCTTCTCAACCACTTCCTTTCTGATATAACTATTTTTGTTGCTGATCTGATTCAGTCTATCACGTGATTCTCTGTGTATTGTAAAATCaccaaaatgttaaaaatgtgaattttagaTTCTAAACCTTAAGAAGCTGAAGGAAAGTTACATGACGTTAAGCTGAGACTAACATTGCAGATTCTAGGTGTTCTAAACAGTTCTCAAATAAATGGAGTAGTCATTTGAACTCCTATATTTGCATTAATATCAGTACAGTTCAAAGGGATGCAGAAATCAAAGTACAACTGAAAGTTTATTGAATTCCAAATTAAAAAGCACCCACTTCTATAAACACCCTGATTCCCACCAAAGGTACACCAAGAAATCTGGAAGCAGTGCCATCTGGAAAGGCTAAACAAATATGCaagcaaaaaaatcaacacatcATAGTACTAAAAGAAGTTGTTGTGTAACTGATCTACACTCAACATGAAGAGACTTGGCTGAAGTGATCTTCAGCGTGTCTTTACTAGAATGTTTTGCAAAGTTGTGTCcatctgcaagaaaaatggtattttctcaaactctttttttccatgtaacaGTAAGTAAGTTAAATATTTGagatcacattaaaaaatagttGGTTTGCCAGTTCCCACCTGGGCCCTCTCATGATGTACTCTCAATTTCAAAGAGAACGAAAAAAGGACAGGTCAGGAGAAATCAAATCTAGTGGAAgacttggttttattttcattgtttaaacAACTCTACATGATAATCTCATCACTGTTGTTCCTGGATTCTACAAGACTTAAGAAAAGCTCTAAATTTGGGGTAATGAGGATGCCTTGCAGCATTTTAGCTAACTGTTTTTTCTGTGGTGCTCATGATGACTTGAGCTCCAGTGCAAGCCCCAGGGAGCTGCTCAAGCAAACAAAGCTCACTTTATTCTCTCCTGAGAGACTGCAACTATCCTTCGCCTGCAGAGTTCTCACTAACAAAAAGTCTTTAATGTATTTTTGGTAGCTtaatttctaaaaatgaaaGTGATCTGGGTGGCTAAAAAGCAAACCGTTAGTAAAACAAAATGGTATCACATGGGtccctgattaaaaaaaaccaaaaatataacaacaaaaccaagcaaatcCCAAGAGGATACAAATTCTTGCATGTTTCTGATTTGTTCCATCACTCAAgactcttcctcctctccttcgTCATCTACTTTAGGTCGGaaatttttcctatttctcttcttgctgcAATGGAATCCAACTTTTTCTGCCAATGGCTTTTCACCCACACCATGCTCACCTTCTGTATTCAGGTTCTCCACCATCAGGCATCCCTCCTCCTCTGTTGCTTTTCTACTACCACCATCTAAGTGTCCCAGCTCTACCTTATCCTCCTCCCTCAAGTCATCAGTCTTTACAGATTTTCCTTTCGGACCTGTTTTGATGTGTTTCTTATCACCCTCTCCTgccaatattttcttttctagtcCATCAACACTCCTTTTTGCAGGTTTAGTGAATACAATCCTCCCAGCTCCACAGCTGGAAGGGTCCTGGTTGAAATATGGGGTATAGCTATCTTGAGCAGCTGAGCTTtgttcctctcctcttttcttcaAGCCCTCTAGAAATTCCATGGCCACTGCCCTGTTAGTCTTGTCACTAGACTCTGACACTCCATCTAAGCTGTATTTGGTCCAGCGCTCTGGGTGTGCCACATAGTCAGGCACTGCTGGAGACATTCTGGGAGCCTGCACCGGTCTGGTTGGCTTTCCAAGGCTTTCTGGTACCACATTACTTGACACGGTAGTTGGAGGTAAGGGACGTTTAAATCTCCCATCAACAACATTATCTTCAGACATTGAGGGCACAGACAATTTGGCTGCCTCCTCCAAGCAATCAAAAATACTCTGGCTGCGGAGAGAGAATGTAGAACTCATGCCCCTCAGATGGAACGGCTGAACAGGAGATCTCTCGGTGTTGTCTGACGGGTCAGCAGCGTCCCCTGATCTGTAATCCCCGTCATCTACAGATGGATCCTCAGGAGATACTGTATCAACTTCTGCTTCATCTGCTAACCCTAAATCATCAGAATCAGAATCGCTGAGCGACACTGTGTCAGAGGGCTGAACTCCTTCGTAGtctgcagcactggcagcccCAGTGCCCAGGAAGGGTTTACCATCATCCTGGTCTCCCATCTTTGAGCTATCACTCCACTGATGTCCTTGATGTAGGCCCAGGAAAGGCTATATGTATGGTCTTCCAAATGCCCGGCAACTTTAATGCCTACAATACAAAGAAGCATGAAAATTCAATTGCACAATGAGAATCACACACATGGCTATCACTCAAGGACAGGTCTGATAATTATTACTACAATATCACAGTACATTACCATGGAACGAATGCACGTTAACATTAAAGACTTCCACAAGCCTTGTATTTTTCAGTACAAGAATACAAAGTAATTATAAATAGTAATGCATACTGAATTTCATTAAAGGTACACGATGAGCATAAGTTTTTTGAGCATAACTGTTCCGCACATCTTCCAGGAACAGCAGTGATTTGCCGAAGTATACCGTGCATTTACCATACCATATAAATCCACTAAAACACATCCTAATCTTCTCCACTTTCTTTTGTCTGTTACAGTTCTTTATTGTCAACTTATATCCAGCCGCAATCACATTCTACCTATTAAAAAGGGCGCTGCTGCTGATCAAGGAATGTGGCAGAACAGCCTGTAACGTGTCAGGGCTATAGTTTTGCATTAGCTTTAAACTGACAAAGTACAAGATCCACTCCTTCCTTGGCTTTAAGCTTTTATGTTATTACTAGATTGTTGCAATCACATGATGAGCGAGCTTGAGAAATGAATTGAGAGGGATTATGAAAACTAATTGCACATGCCATGCTTTTGTGAACACACTGGAAACAAGGGGAGGGTGCAACCAATGGTCAGCAAGAACTGGCCATTTGGTCAATCAAAAGATACAGCGACCTGAGTTTCAGTACAGGCTGAAATACCCTACTTGAAGGCAGTCCTGCGGAACTTGATCACACCACCGCTTGCTGGGCAATCAAAAATAGAGTTGGCAAACATACACCTCAGTTCAGCTCTCCAAAATGTGAAGTAGGGAAAGAGTTCTCGCTTACTATTAGATTAAGTTAAACTACACAATTATAGGTTCTTCTGAAAACAGACATGGGAAGTCTGCTGGTCACTCACTTTCTCTTGAGACTGAGTCAGCTTTCCCTCCCGAGGGTCAGTTAAAGCCACCAAAGATCTCAGCACTTCCACcctagaaaacaaacatttccatgAAGATACTGGAAATGTAGTTTTAAAACgagttttgaaaataattctttctccCTGAGTCATCCAAAGCTACAGAGCTGAGTTCTAAATCTGACACAAACTCGAGCTCACATAAAAGTCTTCAGATAATCCTGAATATTGGCAAAAGAACAGCACAAACCTACTAGGGCAGGCTCCATTACAGTTACTCAGTCTCCACATTCACACTGCCAAGCCTTATTCTGTACAGCAGAAGagaggcttttaaaaaaaaaaacgaagcTGTAATTTACACACGCAGTAAACAATTAGTAAATGTAGTGTAGCTGTAATACTGTAGTAGTAGTTATGTACTGAAGATACTACATACCACTGGAAGAGACCCAGGATGCCACAGAGATGTCTGTAAAGGGTCATATGCATCATTGGGGACAAATCTGCATGAGGCATTAATACATGGAAAAACTTCTAAAGAACTGAACGGCCCGAATGCTGTGTTGTGTGCAGTCTGGCTGTATCTGACTAAGGGAACTGATGGTTGCTTTTGAGACGTGGCCTTTAGTGCAACTCCTACATGCAAAATAATCATCTGAAGGTCCTGTATCTTTCTGTTTAGTTTTATAACGTGAAAGAAACAAGTGCAACTCAAAAGAGACACCAAGAAGCACGGCTGAGCAGAACAGCTGTTTCAGGCTATGAATGAGGGCATCTCTTTTCTAAGAGCATTTatacagaaagggaaagaacGTTTGAACAGCGTTGATAACAAACACGCAGATGCTGACGGCACACCAGACAGACTCACACGTTTGTTACAGCAATGTGGGCACGGCACAGCGCACACAGGCCCGTGTCTTTCTGGCTGGCACGTTCTCCATCAGCCTCTCCCATTCTGGCCTCGCTCTCCTGCAGCTGTGAGGCAAACGCAGAGCTCCGTTACCCCAAAACTCGGCCGCGACTCCGTTCTCCTTGCAAAGACAGCACTACGGCACAGCCCACCGCCTCGCCCGGCACCACGGGCCCATCAATCGCACTCCTTGCCAGCCAGCTCAGGGCCCAGCTCCCTTCCCCGCCCCGAGATCTTCCTGGATCTCCTCCGTACCCCGAAGCCGCGCAGGCCCGGCGCCCGCTCACACCGCTGCCCGCCTTTCCCGCCTGTCGCTCTCCTCACGGCCGCCGCGACAGCACCTGCCCGGGGCGCGCTGGGACACCGAGTTTCCACCGAGCGCCACGGCGATGCAGCACGAGGCACCGAGACTACAATTCCCAGAAGGCAAAGCGGCGGGGACAGGAACAAGAAGCGGAAGCGCGCCCCAGCTCCTCTTCCGCGTCGCCTCGCTTTGCATCCTGGGAGTTGTAGTTGCCCACGCTTTCCCCGTTGGGGGCCATTTTGAGAGCGGCGGCGCGGCGGCGCTGCGGGACTACAGCTCCCAAAACGCACCGCTGCCCTCCGCCAGCCGCTCGCCCGCCATTTTGCAGCCTGTGAAGCAGCGGGAGTGGCCCCGCCTCTCCCAAACCGTGTGGAAAAAACATGTCAGGCGTTGGTTTTTTCCTCATCGCTTGGGCTTGGCAGCAGTGAGCACTTCAGAGGAAGTGTGGagtttttttatttgcatgtacTTTATAACCAGAAAGCCTCTAGTCACTGGGGTGTGAGACAAGTGTCCGGCCAAAAGCAAGTTTCCATCCTTTGTCCCAGAAGaacattttttgtgtgtgtgtcaaGATGTGGAATTCTGTCGGAACATGTTTTATTGGTGTTGGCCGAAGCCGCCTGGTTCTTTTCCCCCTTGGTTCAGCTAAAAGTTTAAAATGTTGCAGTGGAAATGCACATCCCAAGCCGGCTTTCCACTCAGTCCGTCTGCCCTCCCATGTGGTGCTGTGGCCTGCAGCGCTCAGCCATACCTGGTCACCACACCTGGCCAGCGCTCATAGacactgtttgatctccataaatgttcacaAGCATTGGTAAGTGtcagcacctttttttttttttgNNNNNNNNNNNNNNNNNNNNNNNNNNNNNNNNNNNNNNNNNNNNNNNNNNNNNNNNNNNNNNNNNNNNNNNNNNNNNNNNNNNNNNNNNNNNNNNNNNNNAATCCTCGCCATTGATTTTATGGTGTTTACACTTAGACTTATACACATTTTTGCAATTCACAGACAACTTGGACCAAAGATCATAATTGTGGAGAGGATGGTAAGCGCAGTCTCTCTCAAATACTTCTACTTGCTAAAAAAAAACTGTGGCCAAAAAAATCTTCTCCTTACAAAGGAAGTTTGTGTGTCTTTATGTTTTTAAGGTCTGTAATTTTGCATGCAATGCAAAATTTGCCTTACCTACCATGAAAATTAGAGGCAGTAAGTTTGAAACAGATCCTTCTGAAGAGCTCTCTAGTGTATTAGGTTGGCCCCAGTACACAAATCCTCGTTCTTATCTAATCGTTTACCCTTTGGTCTCTCAAGTCAGGAGTACTGAGACACTACGCTCCTGATTTGAGAGACACAGATCTTCCTCCTGCTTCATAAGCTGTGTGCGTTCAGTGCAAAGACTTCAGACAGGCAGTTAAAGAAGGGCAGCTACTGACTGGTAGTTCTTTGCTTGGGGAAATGGATTACATTATTCACAAGAAGtgtgaagaaaaatctgtaaaaatgGATAGTTGCAAGTTTCCCCACGAGCACTGTTCTTACATGGACTTTCTAATCTACAATGTAAACATAGCACCTGTGAGCATGTGCTGGAAGATGCTgatgaaatatttctatttatttcagctCTCCTGTGGGAAATGAGACAGTAGGACTATGGTTACTGTGCTTAGGTATGGGGTGGTACACtgaaacagctttttatttcagcacGTTAATCCTCCAGGCCAATTAGCTCATGATAACTAATAGTTTATCTAATTGTAAATGCTATTACAGATTCTACAAACATTTGACTTGTGactcacagcagagctcagtaAAAGCCCTACAGTCTAAACAAGCCTATACATTGAGTAAACATAACTGCCAAGCTATTTGGATCTGTCTACAAATGCAATAACGGGAACTCCAGCATGACATTTGCTTTGAGTAGCAAAAGGGTAAAtggcaaataaatatttgttctcGTACATTATCTAGTTCACCACATTAGCAGAGTTTAAAGTAAGAGAACAAGGCAGATCTACAGCTTCTAACCCTTCCTGGCTGCATACCAAGCTAAACCATGGCCCT
It encodes:
- the TSSC4 gene encoding protein TSSC4, yielding MGDQDDGKPFLGTGAASAADYEGVQPSDTVSLSDSDSDDLGLADEAEVDTVSPEDPSVDDGDYRSGDAADPSDNTERSPVQPFHLRGMSSTFSLRSQSIFDCLEEAAKLSVPSMSEDNVVDGRFKRPLPPTTVSSNVVPESLGKPTRPVQAPRMSPAVPDYVAHPERWTKYSLDGVSESSDKTNRAVAMEFLEGLKKRGEEQSSAAQDSYTPYFNQDPSSCGAGRIVFTKPAKRSVDGLEKKILAGEGDKKHIKTGPKGKSVKTDDLREEDKVELGHLDGGSRKATEEEGCLMVENLNTEGEHGVGEKPLAEKVGFHCSKKRNRKNFRPKVDDEGEEEES